In Anaeromyxobacter diazotrophicus, the genomic window CGCAGCGCCGCAAAAACTACCTGCACCTCTTCGCGCAGCGCTTTCTGAAGCCGCTGCTGGTTCGCCGCTCCGACCTGGTCGAGGCGCCGTTCGTCGGCGAGGCCTCCTGGCTCGCCCGGCGGCTCCTCGCCTGCGGGCTCTCGCCGCCAAGCTGACCACTTCCTCGCTCTTCTGAACAGCGCAGCGCGGCAGCTCTCGGCTCCCGCGAGCTGAAGTGCGCCCGAAGATTACGTCTGCCGGCGCGCGCCGTTCCTCCAACGGCACGATCTACTCATCGAAGGAGCTTCCGCCCGTACCCCGTACGTGCGGCCGGCGGTCCGACAGGGCCTCGAGCAGGCTCTCCCCGAGTCTTCGTACTTCCCTCGTCCGGCATCCATCTGTTCGGTTTGAAGTTTCTCGTCCGGCACCCGCGGTCCGCCCGCGGTCGGCACCCGCGGTCCCCGCGGCCCGCGCGCCCCCCGCTACCCCATCACCCCCCGGATCGTCTCCCGCATCGATCGCGTCGGCGCCCACCCCGCGTCTCGCGCAAACCGGGACCCGTCCACCGCGCACAGGTACTGCAGGTGATCCAGCTCCTCCGGCGGGAAGCTCGTCAGCCGCGCCTCGAACGCGCGGCGCAGGAGCGGGCGGGCCAGGAAGTGGGGCACCGGGATCGCCCGCCGCCCGAGCTCGCGCAGCACGGCCGAGAGCGGCACCTCGCCGGGGCCGGTCACGTTGTAGACGCCGCGCAGGCCGGGGCGGAGCGCCAGCGTCATGGCGCGGCAGGCGTCGTCCTCGTGGATGAGCTGCACCATCGGGTCGAAGCCCATCACGGTGACCGGCCGCTCCAGGCGCAGGTAGTTCGACGGCGCGTTGCGCACCGTCGGCCCCACGATGTGGACCGGGCGCAGCAGGACGGTCTCGATCTCGGGGTGCTTCCACATGAACGACTGCGCGTACATGTCGAGCTCGATGAGGTCGCGGACGTCCGAGTACCGGTCCGCCGCCATGAGCGGCATCTCCTCGGTGAGGAAGTTGGAGTTGTCGGGGAGCGGCCCGTAGACGTCGGCGGACGACAGCACCACCACCTTGCGGACGCCGTGCTGGACGCACAGCTCGAGGATCTTCTGCGTGCCGACCACGTTGAAGCTGTGCGCCTCCGAGAACGGCATGCGCGGGTCGTGCATGATGCCGAGGTGGATGAGCGCGTCGACCGGCGCCCGCCGGAAGACCTCCTCCGCCTTGCGCTTGCGCAGGTCGAGCTGGTGGTGCTCGACGTCCTTCGGCCGCTCCGGGAAGGGGCGGCGGTCGAGGCCGACCAGGCGCGCCTCGCCGTGGAGCAGCCGCGCCAGCGCCTTGCCCAGGTTGCCGGCGATGCCGGTGATGACGACGCGGCCCGGCATGCCGGGGAAACGGACGGGAGCGGTCGGGCGGCTCGGCATGGTCACCAGAAGACGTGCTTGCGCGCGGCGAGCCCCTCGGCGAGGAGCCGCTCGATGGCGGACTTCACGGTGCGGACCTTCTCCTCCAGCACGCCGTCCTCGTCGTCCGGCGAGCCGTGGAAGCGGAGCGGCTCGCCGAAGTGGAGGCGGTAGCGCGCCGGGAGCGGCAGGCCGAGCGTGGGCGACAGCGGCAAGGACGGCATCGCGAGCAGCCGCGCCACCGACTTGAGGTTGGCGAGCGCCGGGGCCTGCTCCTCCGCGCCGACGATCCCCACCGGCAGGATGGGCGCGTCCGCCTCCAGGGCGAGCCGCATGAACCCCACCCCGAAGTCCTGCAGCTGGTACCGGCGGCTGTAGGGCTTGTTGAGGCCGCGCACGCCCTCGGGGAAGACGAGCAGCGCCTCGTCGGCGGCCAGCAGCCGCCGGCAGTTCTCGGGCGTGCCCACCACCTGCCCGAGCCGCGCGTAGAAGCTCGAGACGAAGGGCAGGGTGGGGACCCACTTCTCCACCAGCGCCCGCGCCATGCGCGGCGGGTCGAGCTCGACCAGCATGGCCACGCCCAGCATGGCCGCGTCGAAGGGGAGCTGGCCGGAGTGGTTCGCGACGACGAGCACCCGCCCCTCGGTCGGGACGCGCTCGACCCCGTGCACCTCGACCCGGAAGTACTTCCGGTAGAGCCACAGGAAGGGCGCCAGCGCCGAGACGGCGAAGTCGAGGTCGAGCCCGTACGGGTCGACGCCGTACTCGTTGCGAGGCGGGGTGAGCTTCTCCAGCCGCTCCCGCGCCCCCGGGCCGCCCAGCTCGAGCGTGAGGGCGCGCAGCCTTTGCCGGAGCGCCGCGCCGAGGTCGCTCATGCCGCCTCTGTATCACGCGGCGAGCCGCGCCGCCGCTTCCGCCAGCGTGAGCCACTCGCGCTCGCCGAACGAGCGGACGAAGCGCTCAATGCGGCGCAGCTTCTCGGCCGCCGGGACGCGCAGGTCGCGCTGGCGGGCCGCCAGCGCCGGCGAGGCGTCGGAGGCGTCGAGGAGGTCCACCCCGTGCAGCTCGATCGCGAGCAGCGGCCGCCGGGCGGCGCCGGCGCGCAGCAGCCGCACCGCCCACGCCGGCAGCGTCGCGACGAAGGTGCCGGTGAGCGGGAACCCGAGCAGCCCGGTCGCCACCGGCAGCTCGAGCAGCGGGAGCTCGCCTTGCGCGTAGGGCTCGTCGGGGCGGGGCCGGTAAGGCCGGCGCGGCGCCGCCAGCACGCGCGGGCGGTCGAGGATGGCGCGCGAGGGGCGGGCGCCGAGCGCCAGCGTCCCCAGGACGGCCGCCTTGGCGAGGTAGTAGGGCAGGGCGGGGAAGGTCGAGCTGTCGTAGCGGTAGCCCTGCGCGGCGAGCGCGCTCACCAGCGGCCCCGACAGCGTGTAGCCGGGCGCGCGGAACCCCACCGGCCGCGCCCCGGTCACCGCCGCGATCGCCGCCGCGCCGCCCTCCACCTCGGCCGCGATGGCCGCCGCCGGCCGGCGCGACAGGGCGTAGTCGTGCGAGAGGCTGTGGTTCCCGAGCTCGTGGCCGGCCGCCGCGAGCCGCCGCACCGCCGCCGCGGCGGCCGGGTCGGCCAGGTTCAGTCCGACGCAGAAGGCGGTGCCGCGCAGCCCGAGGCGCGCGCACAGCTCGCCGAAGCGCTCCACCGCCTTGCCGTAGACGGGATCGTCGCCCGGGGCGCGCTCGGGCAGGCCGTGGATGCGGTGGTAGTGCTCGAGCGCGTCGAGGTCGATGGAGAGGGACGCGAGCAAGGCGCGTCAGGACCCGGAGGCGCGCGTGGGCGGCGCCCCGGCCTGGGAGGCGGAGCCGGGGCGCTCGCGGCGCGGCGGCGCCGCCACCCGCAGCACCCAGAACAGCCTCGCCACCTGCCGGAGCACGTTCGGCACGCGCTTGAAGAGGGCGATGGAGGGCGGCCGCTTCTCGGCGAGCGTGATGGGGATCTCGACCACCCGCTGCCCCTCCAGCGCCGCCCGCAGCACGAGCTCGCTCGCGAAGACGTCCTTGTCCACCACGCAGCGTGCCGCCGTGGGCGCGATCGCCTCGCGCAGGAACGCCTTCACGCCGTGCGTGTCGGTGCCCTGGAAGCCGAGCGCCACCCGCAGCAAGGTGTTGTGCACCGCGGTGGCGAGGCGCCGGTAGAACGGGCGCTGGTCGTGCGAGCCCGGGGCACGCTTCGAGCCCACCACCATCTCGGCCCCGCCGGCGTCCAGCACCGCCAGCGCGCGGTCGTAGAAGCGCACGTCGCACAGGTCGATCTCGTCCGCCACGACGTAGTGCCCGCGCGCCTCGAGGATGCCGCGCCGCAGGGCGAGCCCGTAGTTCGGCTCGTCGGAGTGGATGAAGCGCAGCCGCGGGTGCTCGGCGGCGAGCGCGCCGAGGAGCTCGACCGTGCGGTCCTTCGAGCCGTTCTCGGTGACCAGCACCTCGTAGTCCCAGCCGCGCTCGTCGAGCCGCGCCATGAGCTCGAGGCACGCCTCGCGCACGATGCCCTCCTCGTCGTAGACGGGGATGACCACCGAGAGCCGGGGAGGAGAGGCCATTCAGCCCGCCTTTCTCGCGCATTCACGCCCCGCGAGCAAGGCGTCCTCCATGGACGAGTACTCCCACCGACCGTAACGGCCGGCGACCAGGATCCCGCGCTCCTCCAGCCAGGCGACGATCTCCTGCTTCGCGGGGCCGTAGCGCTCGTCGTAGATGACGTAGGCGTGCGGGATGGCGCGCGCCTCGGCGAAGAGCACGTCCTCCGGGCCGTTCACGAACCCGAGCTCCGAGAGCGTCTCGACCGCCTGGCGCTCGGCGGTGGGCCCGTCGAGCGGCCGCCCGGCGCTGAACTCCACGTAGAAGCTGCGGTGGCCCTGGGGCGCGAGGGACGGC contains:
- a CDS encoding SDR family oxidoreductase translates to MPGRVVITGIAGNLGKALARLLHGEARLVGLDRRPFPERPKDVEHHQLDLRKRKAEEVFRRAPVDALIHLGIMHDPRMPFSEAHSFNVVGTQKILELCVQHGVRKVVVLSSADVYGPLPDNSNFLTEEMPLMAADRYSDVRDLIELDMYAQSFMWKHPEIETVLLRPVHIVGPTVRNAPSNYLRLERPVTVMGFDPMVQLIHEDDACRAMTLALRPGLRGVYNVTGPGEVPLSAVLRELGRRAIPVPHFLARPLLRRAFEARLTSFPPEELDHLQYLCAVDGSRFARDAGWAPTRSMRETIRGVMG
- a CDS encoding lysophospholipid acyltransferase family protein is translated as MSDLGAALRQRLRALTLELGGPGARERLEKLTPPRNEYGVDPYGLDLDFAVSALAPFLWLYRKYFRVEVHGVERVPTEGRVLVVANHSGQLPFDAAMLGVAMLVELDPPRMARALVEKWVPTLPFVSSFYARLGQVVGTPENCRRLLAADEALLVFPEGVRGLNKPYSRRYQLQDFGVGFMRLALEADAPILPVGIVGAEEQAPALANLKSVARLLAMPSLPLSPTLGLPLPARYRLHFGEPLRFHGSPDDEDGVLEEKVRTVKSAIERLLAEGLAARKHVFW
- a CDS encoding polysaccharide deacetylase family protein, with amino-acid sequence MLASLSIDLDALEHYHRIHGLPERAPGDDPVYGKAVERFGELCARLGLRGTAFCVGLNLADPAAAAAVRRLAAAGHELGNHSLSHDYALSRRPAAAIAAEVEGGAAAIAAVTGARPVGFRAPGYTLSGPLVSALAAQGYRYDSSTFPALPYYLAKAAVLGTLALGARPSRAILDRPRVLAAPRRPYRPRPDEPYAQGELPLLELPVATGLLGFPLTGTFVATLPAWAVRLLRAGAARRPLLAIELHGVDLLDASDASPALAARQRDLRVPAAEKLRRIERFVRSFGEREWLTLAEAAARLAA
- a CDS encoding glycosyltransferase family 2 protein codes for the protein MASPPRLSVVIPVYDEEGIVREACLELMARLDERGWDYEVLVTENGSKDRTVELLGALAAEHPRLRFIHSDEPNYGLALRRGILEARGHYVVADEIDLCDVRFYDRALAVLDAGGAEMVVGSKRAPGSHDQRPFYRRLATAVHNTLLRVALGFQGTDTHGVKAFLREAIAPTAARCVVDKDVFASELVLRAALEGQRVVEIPITLAEKRPPSIALFKRVPNVLRQVARLFWVLRVAAPPRRERPGSASQAGAPPTRASGS